In Dermatophagoides farinae isolate YC_2012a chromosome 9, ASM2471394v1, whole genome shotgun sequence, a genomic segment contains:
- the eRF3 gene encoding eukaryotic translation release factor 3, with translation MGDKKDDMNMTNLSSGFSKKLNVDAPEFVPSFIQRQQQQATAASVPGPQQQSNNNVSTTVPTYQPSESTTSSSATTAQPSSSNTINDDDDMNKKSLPDDQDAGEVADDWDAGDNDDDVDDEEEEDVDDETLDEGVDKLGKKPTSKLKKKSSKPAMKHTIITKEHLNIVFIGHVDAGKSTIGGQLLYLTGMVDKRTLEKYEREAKEKNRESWYLSWALDTNQEERDKGKTVEVGRAYFETENKHFTLLDAPGHRGFVPNMIGGACQADVAVLVISARKGEFETGFERGGQTREHAMLAKTAGVKHLIVLINKMDDPTVEWSETRYQECQDKLLPYLKKCGFNPKTELYFLPCSGLTGAFLRDVVDEKTCSWYRGPSFLDYLDKLPSFKRQIEGPFRMPIVDKYKDMGTVVFGKIESGSTERGAQLLLMPNRKPVEVLQLWSDEDEVSHVSSGENVKIKLKGVEEEEVTAGFVLCDLNDPCATGRIFDAQVAILEHKSIICPGYSAVLHINSAIEEVCVKNIIDLIDKKTGQRCKVKPRFVKQDQLALMRLECTGGMVCMEPFSKFQQMGRFTLRDEGKTIAIGKVLRIVE, from the exons ATGGGCGACAAAAAAGATGATATGAATATGACCAATTTGTCAAGCGGTTTCAGTAAAAAGCTCAATGTTGATGCTCCTGAATTTGTGCCTTCATTCATACAGCGgcagcaacaacaagctACTGCTGCTTCAGTTCCAGGAccgcaacaacaatcgaataataatgtctCGACCACTGTACCTACCTATCAACCAtcagaatcaacaacatcatcatcagcaacaacagctCAACCTTCAAGCAGTAAcacaataaatgatgatgatgatatgaataaGAAATCATTACCCGATGATCAAGATGCTGGTGAAGTAGCCGATGATTGGGATGcaggtgataatgatgatgatgttgatgatgaagaagaggaagatgtcgatgatgaaacattggATGAAGGTGTGGATaaattgggaaaaaaaccaacatccaagttgaagaaaaaatcttcgAAACCAGCAATGAAACATACGATAATAACAAAAGAACATTTAAATATCGTATTCATTGGGCATGTCGATGCGGGTAAATCAACAATTGGTGGTCAACTTTTATATCTAACCGGTATGGTCGATAAACGtacattggaaaaatatgaaCGTGAAgccaaggaaaaaaatcgtgaATCCTGGTATCTATCATGGGCATTGGATACGAATCAAGAGGAACGTGATAAAGGCAAAACGGTGGAAGTTGGCCGTGCTTATTttgaaacagaaaataaacattttacTTTGTTGGATGCACCGGGCCATCGAGGTTTCGTACCGAATATGATTGGCGGTGCATGTCAAGCCGATGTAGCCGTATTGGTCATATCGGCACGTAAAGGTGAATTTGAAACGGGATTCGAACGTGGTGGTCAAACCCGAGAGCACGCTATGCTTGCTAAAACTGCAG GTGTCAAACATTTAATCgttttgattaataaaatGGATGATCCAACGGTTGAATGGTCAGAGACACGTTATCAAGAATGTCAAGATAAATTATTGCCATATCTGAAAAAATGTGGTTTCAATCCAAAAActgaattatattttttaccATGCTCCGGTTTGACTGGAGCATTTTTACGCGATGTTGTCGATGAAAAAACTTGTTCTTGGTATAg GGGTCCATCATTTTTAGATTATCTTGATAAACTTCCTTCATTCAAACGACAAATTGAAGGACCATTTCGAATGCCAATCGTTGATAAATATAAAGATATGGGTACGGTTgtatttggaaaaattgaaagcGGTAGCACAGAACGTGGTgctcaattattattgatgccAAACAGAAAACCAGTCGAAGTGTTGCAATTATGGTCCGATGAAGATGAGGTTAGCCATGTATCATCTGgtgaaaatgtcaaaatcaaACTAAAAGGCGTCGAAGAGGAAGAAGTTACAGCCGGTTTTGTACTTTGTGATTTAAATGATCCATGTGCCACTGGTCGTATATTTGATGCTCAGGTAGCCATATTGGAACATAAATCAATTATCTGTCCAGGATATTCGGCCGTACTGCATATTAATTCGGCAATCGAAGAAGTTTGTGTTAAAAATATTATCGATCttatcgacaaaaaaacTGGTCAACGATGCAAG GTAAAACCACGATTTGTCAAACAAGATCAATTGGCGTTGATGAGGCTAGAATGTACGGGTGGTATGGTATGTATGGAACCATTCAGTAAATTCCAACAAATGGGTCGTTTTACTTTACGAGATGAAGGCAAAACAATTGCCATCGGTAAAGTGCTTCGAATCGTTGAATAg
- the HDAC6 gene encoding histone deacetylase 6, with translation MDESANNRQQATGGDEPSANKIFTSHNAETYQRSYNHLINEQADDDLFHKTFEAIIESTTEHKDQIDDDKNLKTGLVYYDDCVQHYCLWDDNYEENPRRYIRTMERLRQLGLVDKCLRLQPRKATENEILLVHSEEYIRKIERIRTLMDPEQLEQESSRFDAIYFSPSTFECAQYACGSVLELIDALMTDRIQNGMAVVRPPGHHAMDSEACGYCIFNNVAIAAKYCRQKYHLQRILIVDWDVHHGQATQQAFYKDPDVLYVSLHRYEQGAFWPELIESNYNFCGEANGRGFNMNIPLNETGLTDTDYLSIWHNLLLPVFYEFNPELVLISAGYDAAIGCPEGEMLLTPAVYGHFTHYLMGLAQGKVGVILEGGYCIESLADSVACTVQTLLRQPPIPCNMRYPINQSVIESVLNVIAVHRSKWQSLCIQKTFDRHDKYLDDVEEQAIRKRHCPTLEYCGIADLLDKSPESYPTRDCYPKQSEENQKKSQLLIQHLRAKVCEKTIHYDSNRRTCLIRSPILTNRHAAPKTHPERPNRIKYLWRLLKSEKILDKCLVLSDNNRSVTDEQLSACHSFEFIDKISRTERMNYKELREYEQQFDSLYLTSDSYKAAKLSIGSLLQVVDCVVRNECLNGFACIRPPGHHAKRSEAAGFCMFNQVAIAARYALEQHGLRRILIVDWDIHHGDGTQDIVTDDERILFISIHRYDHGDFYPENKSASNYRTGRRNIINIPWNGAQMGDREYLTAFFNIVMPVAYNFDPELVLVSSGFDAAECDPLGDYHVSPSAYGHMTHLLCSLANGKIILSLEGGYHLQAIANSAMECIRVLLGEPPKSLSTNSKDDDNHQQWKLDVNAIETIRNVIDYHADYWPCFVYNVDIAKNTID, from the exons ATGGACGAATCGGCCAATAATAGACAACAAGCAACTGGTGGTGATGAACCATCAgccaataaaatttttacatCACATAATGCCGAAACATATCAACGAtcatataatcatttgattaatgaacaagctgatgatgatctattcCATAAA ACATTCGAAGCCATTATTGAATCTACCACCGAGCACAAGGAtcagattgatgatgataaaaatttgaaaacagGTCTTGTCTATTACGACGATTGTGTCCAACATTATTGTCTTTgggatgataattatgaagAAAATCCTCGTCGTTACATTCGAACCATGGAACGTTTACGTCAACTTGGTCTGGTCGATAAATGTCTTCGATTGCAG CCACGGAAAGCAACTGAAAACGAAATCTTATTAGTTCATTCGGAAGAATATATTCGAAAAATTGAACGAATTCGTACATTAATGGATCCCGAACAATTGGAACAAGAATCATCTCGATTTGAtgctatttatttttcacccAGTACTTTTGAATGTGCACAATATGCATGCGGTTCCGTATTGGAATTGATCGATGCATTGATGACCGATCGTATACAGAATGGAATGGCTGTAGTAAGACCACCCGGTCATCATGCAATGGATAGTGAAGCGTGTGGCTATTGTATCTTCAACAATGTAGCCATTGCAGCCAAATATTGTCgacaaaaatatcatttgCAACGaatattgattgttgattggGATGTACATCATGGTCAGGCAACACAACAGGCATTCTATAAAGATCCGGACGTTCTTTATGTTTCATTACATCGTTATGAACAGGGTGCATTCTGGCCAgaattaattgaatcaaattataatttttgtgGTGAAGCCAATGGCCGAGGATTCAACATGAATATTCCATTGAATGAGACTGGCTTAACTGATACTGATTATCTTTCCATATGGCATAATCTTTTGCTACCAGTTTTCTATGAATTCAATCCGGAATTAGTTCTTATATCGGCCGGTTATGATGCAGCCATCGGTTGTCCTGAAGGTGAAATGTTGTTAACACCAGCTGTTTATGGGCATTTTACTCATTATCTAATGGGCTTAGCTCAAGGTAAAGTTGGTGTCATACTTGAAGGTGGCTATTGTATAGAATCATTGGCCGACAGTGTTGCCTGCACTGTTCAAACATTGCTTAGACAACCACCGATACCGTGTAACATGAGatatccaatcaatcaatcggtTATCGAATCTGTATTGAATGTGATTGCTGTCCACCGTTCAAAATGGCAATCGCTTTGCATACAGAAAACATTCGATCGACATGATAAATATTTGGATGATGTAGAAGAACAAGCCATACGTAAACGACATTGTCCTACATTAGAATATTGTGGTATTGCCGATCTATTGGATAAAAGTCCCGAATCATATCCAACTAGAGATTGTTATCCAAAACAAAGTGAagaaaatcagaaaaaatctCAGCTATTAATCCAGCATTTACGTGCTAAAGTATGTGAAAAAACCATTCATTATGATTCGAATCGACGTACTTGTTTGATTAGATCGCCCATTCTAACGAATCGTCATGCAGCACCTAAAACTCATCCAGAACGACCAAATCGAATTAAATATTTGTGGCGATTGCTGAAATCGGAGAAAATTCTCGACAAATGTCTGGTTTTAagtgataataatcgatctGTAACTGATGAACAACTATCGGcttgtcattcattcgaatttatCGATAAGATTTCTCGTACtgaacgaatgaattatAAAGAATTACGTgaatatgaacaacaattcGATTCGTTATATCTGACCAGTGATAGCTATAAGGCTGCCAAATTATCTATTGGATCATTATTACAAGTAGTCGATTGTGTCGTTCGTAATGAATGCCTCAATGGATTTGCTTGTATTCGACCACCTGGACATCATGCTAAACGTAGTGAAGCAGCTGGATTTTGTATGTTTAATCAGGTTGCAATTGCTGCCCGTTATGCCCTTGAACAGCATGGACTAAGACGAATATTGATTGTCGATTGGGATATACATCATGGTGACG GAACACAGGATATCGTAACTGACGACGAaagaattcttttcatttcgataCATCGTTATGATCATGGTGATTTTTATCCGGAAAATAAATCGGCATCCAATTATCGAACTGGAAGACGaaatattatcaacattcCTTGGAATGGTGCTCAAATGGGTGATCGAGAATATTTGACCGcatttttcaacattgtAATGCCAGTAGCATATAATTTTGATCCAGAATTAGTATTGGTCAGTTCAGGTTTCGATGCTGCTGAATGTGATCCACTTGGTGATTATCATGTATCACCATCTGCATATGGACATATGACACATTTATTATGTTCATTAgccaatggaaaaattatccTATCATTGGAAGGTGGTTATCATCTACAAGCCATTGCCAATTCAGCCATGGAATGTATTCGAGTCTTATTGGGTGAACCACCCAAATCATTATCGACCAACagcaaagatgatgataaccatCAACAATGGAAATTGGATGTGAATGCTATCGAAACTATTCGTAATGTTATCGATTATCATGCCGATTATTGGCCATGTTTTGTGTACAATGTTGATATTGCTAAGAATACTATcgattaa
- the MED10 gene encoding mediator complex subunit 10 — translation MASTALDSLETTLEGLVENFRQLGIIVSDFQPQGQTALNNKLNQIISLLKDIERVKNQVNDIQVPLDVFDYIDEGRNPHSYTKDCMERSLAKNELVKGKIDEYRRFKALLLLELSQEFPNEMSKYRAVRGDERMS, via the exons atggcttcAACAGCATTGGATTCATTGGAAACAACATTGGAAGGTTTAGTGGAAAATTTTCGTCAACTTGGTATCATTGTTAGCGATTTTCAGCCACAAGGACAAACggcattgaataataaact aaatcaaatcattagcCTATTGAAAGATATTGAACGTGTCAAAAATCAGGTGAATGATATACAGGTTCCATTGGATGTATTCGA CTACATTGACGAAGGCCGGAATCCACATTCGTATACGAAAGATTGTATGGAAAGATCATTGGCCAAAAATGAACTAGTCAAAggcaaaattgatgaatatcgTAGATTTAAAGCACTTTTGCTATTGGAATTATCACAGGAATTTCCCAATGAAATGTCCAAATATCGTGCTGTACGTGGTGATGAACGAATGTCATAG
- the LOC124497644 gene encoding sulfhydryl oxidase 2 — translation MMDYYVQWPIIFCSFLLIRMIQTQSSNLYDHHDESNVISLSDKTFFNQIQSVNKDRLIIINYYKHWSPECQRFAILFTNFSHNIRSWQRIVKLYAIDCAENLVCHQVLQQPSNDDNDDDRMTVDFPIIQFIEPPGVKDIGRDAKQINHGIDTIDNLRKITIETIVSNTFLANHYSLIPLMAKNIDEICFILKQDNHDQQQLLSFKEDRELYAIIERVPETEFGAWIMIDMIDYRNFVTIKRFIGDDRLMTSLFSYPIKLPIILEISSTTCQYRIIGNVKNSRMLRNEFIQSIRDRFGPMINSDDIDDHLTTITAEQRNRSTNQFYKMKNIDENKVVHYNLSYVDLHNALRYSLVFEVVNGRRRFNGRQLQVIKRLFTTILQYFPFDNENVRRLFKRMTGWFSNKNDRLNVDKYLAAVKTADGFLKPLESWRHCNGSRPIYRGYPCGLWVLFHAMTVHEFNQTKMAMLNTNDTVRKTLPEPKVLPVMRDYIETFFTCLQCRHYFLNVSNNLLEQLPYPNSSVIWLWTIHNQMNSRLSNEDGNTFIQDPHYPKYQFPTRTMCPKCLNDRGHYNQHYVIDYLEHYYSKSTMRANSASCHHHHQVNYMTISMMMTILIINGFQN, via the exons atgatggatTATTATGTTCAATGGCCGATAAtcttttgttcatttcttcTGATACGAATGATTCAAACACAATCATCCAATTTATATGATCACCACGATGAATCGAATGTCATATCATTGTCGgataaaacatttttcaatcaaatacaatCAGTTAATAAAGATcgattaattattatcaactaTTACAAGCATTGGTCACCGGAATGTCAACGATTCGCAATActatttacaaatttttccCATAATATCCGGTCATGGCAACGGATTGTCAAATTGTATGCCATTGATTGTGCTGAAAATCTAGTCTGTCATCAGGTTTTACAACAGccatccaatgatgataatgacgacgATAGAATGACCGTAGATTTTCCAATCATACAATTTATTGAACCACCCGGTGTGAAAGATATTGGTCGTGAtgcaaaacaaataaatcatggtatcgatacaatcgataatttaagaaaaataacaatcGAAACAATTGTATCGAATACATTTCTTGccaatcattattcattgatacCGTTGATGGCTAAAAATATAgatgaaatttgtttcataCTTAAACAGgataatcatgatcaacaacaattgttgtCATTCAAAGAGGATAGGGAATTGTATGCAATTATTGAACGAGTGCCGGAAACAGAATTTGGTGCATGG ATTATGATCGACATGATCGACTATCGAAATTTCGTAACAATCAAACGTTTTATTGgtgatgatcgattgatgacATCATTGTTTTCTTATCCGATCAAATTACCAATCATATTggaaatatcatcaacaacatgtCAATATCGTATCATTGGAAATGTAAAGAATTCACGAATGTTACGCAATGAATTCATACAATCCATACGTGATCGATTTGGACCAATGATTAACTCGGAtgacattgatgatcatttaacGACGATCACAGCCGAACAACGAAATAgatcaacaaatcaattttataagatgaaaaatattgacgAAAACAAAGTGGTCCATTATAATCTCAGCTATGTTGATTTACATAATGCCTTACGATATTCATTAGTGTTCGAAGTGGTCAACGGTCGTCGACGATTTAATGGCCGCCAATTACAAGTGATCAAACGATTATTCACAACAATATTACAATATTTTCCAttcgataatgaaaatgtacGTCGCCTGTTCAAACGAATGACCGGCTGGTTTTCCAATAAAAACGATCGATTAAATGTGGATAAATATTTGGCAGCCGTCAAAACAGCTGATGGATTCTTGAAACCATTGGAAAGTTGGCGCCATTGCAATGGTAGTCGGCCAATTTATCGTGGCTATCCATGTGGACTGTGGGTATTATTCCATGCAATGACTGTTCATGAATTTAATCAGACAAAAATGGCCATGTTAAATACGAACGATACTGTGCGGAAAACATTACCAGAACCAAAAGTATTGCCAGTAATGCGTGATtatattgaaacattttttaccTGTCTACAATGTCGTCATTATTTCTTGAATGTATCGAATAATCTGCTCGAACAATTGCCCTATCCAAACAGTAGTGTCATATGGTTATGGACCATACATAATCAGATGAATTCTCGACTTTCAAACGAAGATGGCAACACATTTATACAAGATCCACATTATCCGAAATATCAATTTCCAACACGAACAATGTGTCccaaatgtttgaatgatcGTGGCCATTATAATCAACACTATGTAATTGATTATCTGGAACATTATTATAGTAAATCAACAATGCGTGCCAATTCAGCCAGttgtcatcaccatcatcaggTTAATTATATGactatttcaatgatgatgaccattctcatcatcaacggtTTCCAGAATTAA
- the LOC124497647 gene encoding serine/threonine-protein kinase SBK1: MASSIIAADSSSKKQLTIHKIREIPLEMIDIDINYDVIREIGSGDYGKVILASHKRSHCEVALKAVPKATTTLKDFLLEFHYSYFLSPHHNILDTYDVAFETQDHYYFAQEIAPFGDLQQAVLRTNGAGLEEKSVKIVVEQIVSALHFMHDMELVHRDVRTENVLIYNPNLSKIKLTDFGLTRRVGTLVKKRVKSLPSCPPEVWQAVLLEGYNIETGSDVWQLAIMICIMLTTRFPWEKADITDVRFSEFGEWQKRKLTRTPRYFNVFTPRALRMFRRLMEIKPSKRYPVTEVRKYLKNDWISRTGKVLRSNSFYDGQTSSSNSSRSYSCSHLIHPINRIRDMDNKSNDDSSLN; encoded by the exons atggcatcatcaataatagcAGCAGATAGCAGTagtaaaaaacaattaaccATACATAAAATTCGTGAAATACCATTGGAAATGATCGATATTGATATCAATTATGATGTTATCCGAGAGATTGGTTCAGGCGATTATGGCAAAGTTATATTGGCATCACATAAACGGTCACATTGTGAg GTGGCATTGAAAGCCGTACCAAAAGCAACGACAACATTAAAAGATTTTCTATTGGAATTCCATTATAGCTATTTTCTATCACCACATCATAACATTCTTGATACATATGATGTTGCATTCGAAACAcaagatcattattattttgcaCAAGAGATTGCACCATTCGGTGATCTACAACAG GCTGTATTACGGACAAATGGTGCTGGCCTTGAGGAGAAAAGTGTCAAAATag TTGTCGAACAAATTGTGTCAGCATTACATTTCATGCATGATATGGAACTAGTTCATCGTGATGTTAG GACAGAAAATGTACTGATTTATAATCCAAATCTGTCCAAGATTAAGTTAACCGATTTTGGTCTAACACGTCGTGTTGGTACATTAG TGAAAAAGCGTGTCAAATCATTACCATCGTGTCCACCAGAAGTATGGCAAGCCGTCCTTCTTGAAGGTTATAATATTGAAACCGGTAGCGATGTATGGCAATTAGCAATTATGATTTGCATAATGTTGACGACCAGATTTCCCTGGGAAAAAGCCGATATAACCGATGTTCGTTTCAGCGAATTTGGTGAATGGCAAAAACGAAAACTAACACGTACGCCACGTTATTTCAATGTGTTCACACCACGTGCTTTGCGAATGTTTCGTCGTTTGATGGAGATTAAACCATCGAAACGATATCCGGTAACAGAAGTAAGAAAATATCTAAAAAATGACTGGATCTCACGTACCGGTAAAGTGTTACGCTCAAACTCATTCTAT GATGGTCAAACAAGTTCATCAAATTCGTCACGTAGTTATTCATGTTCACATCTAATTCATCCTATTAATCGTATTCGTGATATGGATAataaatccaatgatgattctagCTTGAATTGA
- the LOC142597791 gene encoding uncharacterized protein LOC142597791: MFSCRSDNRFLLPLFLGSMIMTAVIAIQDDSRIIRMTNPFGSNADIDDDNHNHNLLSRSSSSSSSLSSTKKLFANSPILYLKLKSTANALLQQQQHRYPSSSSSSSTFINNKPLNEITSVRRKNSNIYKLPLKFVSNAKPVHILNGINESGNEHFPYSINRKKILASLGQKFHKPYSPSLSSSSTPSKIFYLPTKYLSNAKPIFIKTLKPIDDNDQRNTYYNYLF, from the exons ATGTTTTCTTGCAGATCAGATAATCGGTTCTTGTTACCGTTATTCCTTGGTTCGATGATTATGACTGCTGTAATTGCCATTCAAGATGATTCAAGAATTATTCGAATGACGAATCCATTCGGCAGCAATgctgatattgatgatgataatcataatcataatttacTTTCGAGATCTTcctcctcatcatcatcattatcatcgacaaaGAAATTATTTGCCAATTCTCCGATACTTTATTTAAAGTTGAAATCGACGGCAAACGCAttattgcaacaacaacagcaccgatacccatcatcatcatcatcatcgtcaacatttatcaataataagcctttgaatgaaattactTCCGTACgacgaaaaaattcaaacatttataAACTCCCattaaaatttgtttcaaatgcTAAACCCGTTCACATTCTTAATG gAATAAATGAATCGGGTAACGAACATTTCCCCTATTCGAtaaatcggaaaaaaatacttgCATCATTAGGCCAAAAATTCCATAAACCATATTCACcctcattgtcatcatcatcgacaccATCAAAGATATTCTATTTGCCAACCAAATATCTATCGAATGCCAAGccaatattcatcaaaacattgaaaccgatcgatgataatgaccaaAGAAATACTTATTACAATTATTTATTctga